Sequence from the uncultured Draconibacterium sp. genome:
TAAACAGTAAAATCTTTATCGATGAATCTCCACTTGGAATGGAAACCAATATTGGTGATTTTACACAAGAACTTACCCTTTCCGAATCTGTTGAAACAAATCAAATAAAAGATTCTTACGAACTCCGAAACATAAAGCAAAGCAAGGTCGATTACACGGCTAACGAAGCTGTTTTTTCATTTCTGAAAAATGATAAAACAGTTTTTGTTGTTGTCTTTCAGGTAAGCAATAACAATATTGCTTTTCGCTATAAAGTGCATCCGCAAAAAGAAACCCGGAGTTGTGTGGTAAACAGCGAAGCCACAGAATTTGTATTTCCCGAAGGAACAACAACCTTTTTGTGCCCGCAAATGAAACCTATGACAGGTTTTGCCCGCACCGCTCCAAGCTACGAAACCGATTATACGCTCGACGATGAAATGGGAAAAAACGGATGGGGATTTGGATACACTTTCCCTTGTTTGTTTAAAGTGAATGATGCGGGTTGGGTACTGATTTCGGAAACTGGAGTTGACAGCCGTTATTGTGCCAGCCGCCTGGTTGGAAATGAAGACAAAAGCTACTCGATCGCATATCCTTTAAAAGAAGAAAACAACGGAAACGGTACAAACACGGCCGGTATTCCTTTGCCGGGATTTACTCCCTGGCGAACCATTACAGTTGGCGAAACACTGGCCCCGATTGTAGAAACCACCATTCCTTTCGATGTTGTGGAGCCACTTTACGAGGCCTCGCAAGAGTATAAATACGGAAGCGGCAGCTGGAGTTGGATCATAAAAATGGATGGTGCAACCACATTTGATGTTCAAAAAGAATACATTGATTTTAGCGCTGCAATGGGATTTGAAACCGTTTTGGTAGATGCCTTGTGGGATACGCAAATCGGACGTGAAAAAATTGAGGAGTTGGCAAAATATGCTGCCTCAAAAGATGTTGCCTTGTATTTATGGTACAATTCGAATGGTTACTGGAACGATGCTCCGCAAGGGCCGCGTGGAATCATGGATAATACCATTATCCGGCGCGAAGAAATGGCATGGATGCAAAGTATTGGAATTCGTGGTATCAAAGTTGATTTTTTTGGTGGCGACAAACAGGTAACAATGAAAGTCTACGAAGACATTTTATACGACGCCAACGATTATGGGCTGTTGGTTGTTTTTCATGGTTGTACCTTACCACGTGGCTGGGAACGTATGTTCCCGAACTTTGCCTCTGCCGAAGCAGTTCGTGCCAGCGAGAATCTGCATTTCGGACAGCACAGTTGCGACATCGAAGCTTTAAACGGTTGTTTGCATCCTTTCATCCGCAATGCCGTTGGTAGCATGGATTTTGGCGGAAGCGCCCTAAACGAGTTTTACAATGCCAACAATACGCCGGGAAGAGGAACGAAACGAATGACTTCGGATGTTTATGCTTTGGCAACAGCTGTATTATTTCAAAGTGCAGTGCAACATTTTGCACTGGCGCCCAATAACCTTACTGATGCCCCTGAATGGGCCATTAATTTTTTGAAAGAAGTACCAACCACCTGGGACGAAGTACGTTTTATCGATGGTTACCCAGGAAAATATGTGGTGTTGGCGCGCAGACACGGCGATACCTGGTATGTGGCAGGTATTAACGCACAAAAAGAAACTCAGGAGTTAACGATAAAGCTACCAATGATAGCTGCCGGAAGTAATTATCGGATTTATAGTGACGATGCCGGATTAAAAGGAAAACTTGAAACAGAACGATTAGCTAAAAGTCAGGAAATAAAGATTTCGATTCCTGGCAACGGAGGATTACTGATCGTGAACCAGAAATAGAATTGACAAAAAGAAAATTAGAAAGAATGAGCAAGTTACTGACAGCACTTTTAACTTTAATTTTAATAAGTACCGGAATCAGGGCTGAAAATGGACACAAGCTGTGGCTGCGAGCCAAAAGCACTATCCCTGTTGAAGTGAAGTGTTCAAAAAAATCGCCCACCATCGATATTGCAATTAACGAATTAAAGAATGGTTGGCAGGGAAAAGCCGGTCAGCTTATCGAGTTGAAGATCGTAAAAGATAAACTGTTGGAAGAGGATGGTTTTCGTATAAGCGATGAAAGTATACAAGCCAAAACTGATGCAGGTTTATTATATGGTGCTTTCGAAGTTTTACGCAGGCAACAAACCGGAGAATCAATTGCTGAAGATATTGTAAATCCGTCGTACAATTTACGTTTGCTAAACCACTGGGATAACCTGGATGGAAGCGTTGAACGGGGATACGCCGGACGTTCGATTTTTTGGCGTGGGATTGATTCGCTGGAAGTATCATCAGGAGATGTTAAGCTATGGGAGGAATATGCACGGGCCAATGCTTCGGTAGGAATTAATGCCACAGTACTGAACAATGTAAATGCTTCACCAACCATATTAACCAAGCCTGTTTTGGAGCGGGCAAAAGCTGTTGCCGACGTACTGCGTCCCTACGGAATAAAAACCTATCTGGCTGTTAACTTTGCTTCACCTGAAGTAATTGGTGGCCTCGAAACTGCCGATCCTCTTGATCCGGAGGTGAAAGCATGGTGGAAGGAGAAAGTAAAAGAAATATATGATTTGATTCCCGATTTTGGAGGTTTCCTGGTAAAAGCAAACAGCGAAGGACAACCCGGACCGCAAAACTTTGGGCGTTCTCACGCTGATGGAGCCAATATGATGGCTGAAGCACTTGAGCCTTACAACGGAATTGTTATGTGGCGGGCGTTTGTTTATGATCCATCGGATGAAGACCGTGCTAAACAAGCGTACAATGAATTTATGCCACTGGATGGAAAATTTCATGACAATGTGATTATTCAGGTTAAAAACGGTCCTATCGATTTTCAGCCACGCGAACCATTTAGCCCATTATTTGGCGCAATGAAAAGTACTACGGTAATGCCCGAGTTGCAGGTTACAATGGAATATTTAGGCCAATCTGTACATTTGGTTTTTCTGGCTACCATGTGGGAAGAATTTCTAAAAAGCGAAACCTGGCAGGAGGGGGCTGGCAGTACAGTTGCACGTTGCACCGATGGCAGTATTTTTAATCAGAAATATAGTGCTATTGCGGGTGTGGCAAACATCGGGCTCGATGCCAACTGGTGTGGTCACGATTTTGCTCAGGCCAATTGGTATGCTTTTGGTCGTCAAGCCTGGGATAATTCAATTACCAGTGCTCAAATAGCCGATGAATGGTTGAAACTTACTTTCGGACCACAAAATTTAGATAACGAAACAAGCTCTTATGACCTGGAGTGGAATCTATCGTTTCTGCAGCCCGTAAAACAAATGATGCTCAACAGTCACGAAGCTACTGTTAATTACATGATGCCTTTAGGGCTTCACCACATATTCTCGGCACACGCACATTACGGCCCCGGGCCATGGTGGGCTCCGCGTGGTATGCGTGCAGACTGGACTCCTCCGTATTATCATCAGGCCGATTCGATTGGGATTGGGTTCGATCGTACGGCTTCGGGCAGCGATGCAATTAGTCAATACCAGGAACCGCTTGCCGGTCAGTTAGCCGACCTGAATACCTGTCCCGAGGCGTTTCTACTTTGGTTTCACCATGTTTCGTGGGATCATAAAATGAAAAGTAACAGAACACTGTGGAATGAGCTATGCTATCGGTATGACGAAGGAGTGAAACAAGTGCGGGAATTTCAGCGCGTTTGGGACAAGGCCGAGCGTTTTGTGGATGCAGAACGATTTGCAGCTATTCAGCATAAACTTACAGAACAGAGTATGAATGCGCAGGAATGGAAAGATGCCTGTTTGCTGTATTTTCAGCAATTCAGTAAACAACCAATTCCTTACGAACTGGAACGGCCGATGTTTAATTTGGATGAGTTGCTTGAGCGTGACAGACACCGTGTTCGACAAAGTCAGTAACCTGAAAACAGTTAATGAATGGTATTTTGGCGAAGTTGTTCAATTACGGTTTTCGGACAGAAAATAAAAATGAACGAAGCGAAATATTTTGAGTAAACAGGTGTAACTATTCTTGATCCGGTAAATAATTAAACTGCATAAAAACTATTAAAAATGAACATTAAAAAAACCTTTACTCTTGCCATAATCCTTGCCGTATCGGCGTTTACGGTTTTGGCTCAAAATCCAATAATCAGAGATCAGTTTTCGGCCGATCCAACGGCTCGTGTATTTAATGGTAAGGTATATGTCTTTCCTTCACACGATATCCCGGCACCACCCAATAAAAACCTGCGCGAGAATTGGTTTTGTATGCCCGATTATCATGTGTTTTCATCAGAAAACCTTGGCGAATGGACCGACCATGGAGTAATTGTTAGTCAGAATAAAGTGCCATGGGTTGATTCTACATCATACAGCATGTGGGCACCCGATTGTATCGAACGTAACGGAAAATATTATTTCTATTTCCCGGCCAACAAAAATGCAACAGGCCCCAACGGCCGCAAGGGCTTTGGAATTGGAGTTGCCGTTGCTGATAAACCTGATGGACCTTATGTTCCTGAGGAAAATGCTATTGAAGGTATTTTTGGTATCGATCCAAATGTTCTGATCGACAAAGACGGACAAGCCTATTTGTACTATTCAATGGGCAACATTTATGTGGCAAAACTAAAAGAGAACATGACAGAGCTGGCCTCGAAGCCGGTTGCCATTGCCAATTTACCCGAAAAAGGGATGAAAGAAGGCCCGTTTGTTTTTGAGCGAAATGGAAAATACTACCTTACATTTCCGCATGTGGAAAACGATACCGAACGATTGGAGTATGCCATGGGCGATAGCCCCGAAGGCCCGTTTACCATGACCGGAGTAATTATGGACGAATCGGAAACAGGCTGCTGGACCAACCATCACTCGCTGATCGAATACAACGGACAGTGGTACTTGTTTTATCACCATAACGATTATTCGCCTGATTTTGATAAGAACCGATCGGTATGTATCGACAGCCTGTTTTTTAACGCCGATGGTACTATTCAAAAAGTTATTCCAACAAAACGAGGTGTAGGAATTACTGCCGCATCCGGTAAAATTCAGCTCGACCGTTACAGCGCGATAAGTGAAAAAGGTGCAACAATAGCTTTTAACGACACTACAAATACTTTTGCAGGTTGGAAGACCACGCTGGCCAATAAAGGTGCCTGGGTTTCATACAACACGGTAAATTTTGAAAAGAAAAATACTGGGAAAGTAGTGGTGAGTGCCGGTGCATTAAACGGTGGAAAAGTAGAGCTGAGAATTGATGCCGTAGATGGCCCTGTTCTGGCAGAAATAAATGTGCCTGAAAGTAAAGAGATGACAGTATCAAAAACAAAAATTAGCAAAGTTAAACCCGGTATTCACAATATTTTTATGGTGGCGGCGAACGATAATCCGGTGGAGATTGACTGGATAAGTTTTGAGTAGAACAATAAGAAAATTCTCTTAGTAAGAAGATGGTTAATAATCTGGATAGATGAAAAGATTTGTATTTTTAATATTTATTGCCTTTTGTGCCTGCGCACAGCAACAACCCGAAGACGAAACTTTACTTAAGCTGCGCTACGATAAGCCGGCTGAACAATGGGTTGAAGCACTTCCGGTTGGAAACGGCCGTTTGGGGGCGATGATATACGGAAACCCTGAAAACGAAATTATTCAGTTAAACGAGAACACCATTTGGGCCGGACAACCCAATCGGAATGATAATCCGGATGCCAAAACAGCGTTAAAAAAGGTTCGTCAGTTGATTTTCGATGGAAAATACAAGGAAGCTCAGGATCTCGTTAATCGTGATTTTATTACCAAAAAATCGCATGGAATGCCTTACCAAACGGCGGGAAATCTGAAGTTGAGTTTTGAAGGGCACCAAAATGTTAGCAACTATTCGCGCGAATTGAACCTGGAAACGGCTGTGGCTTCATCAAGCTACCAGGTTGGCGAAGTAAATTATAAAACAGAGGTCTTTTCATCTTTCCCCGATCAGGTTATTGTTGCCCATATTTCTGCTGATAAATCAGGTGCCTTGAATTTTTCGGCAACGCTTGACCGGCCTTCAAAAGTAACGGTTACTACCAACGAAAACAACGAGTTGGTAATGACGGGAGTTACCAGTAGTCATGAAGGTGTTAAAGGAGCTGTAGAATTCGAAACCCGGGTAAAAATAATAAACGATGGTGGAGAAATTACCGCCGATGAATCGGAGCTGACTGTGAGCGACGCAAAAGCAGCAACCATTATTATTTCGATGGCTACTAATTTTAATAACTACAACGATATTAGTGGAAATGCCAACGAGCGCGCAAACAACTATTTGCTAGCGGCTATTCAAAAAACATACAAGGATTTATTAAA
This genomic interval carries:
- a CDS encoding family 43 glycosylhydrolase yields the protein MNIKKTFTLAIILAVSAFTVLAQNPIIRDQFSADPTARVFNGKVYVFPSHDIPAPPNKNLRENWFCMPDYHVFSSENLGEWTDHGVIVSQNKVPWVDSTSYSMWAPDCIERNGKYYFYFPANKNATGPNGRKGFGIGVAVADKPDGPYVPEENAIEGIFGIDPNVLIDKDGQAYLYYSMGNIYVAKLKENMTELASKPVAIANLPEKGMKEGPFVFERNGKYYLTFPHVENDTERLEYAMGDSPEGPFTMTGVIMDESETGCWTNHHSLIEYNGQWYLFYHHNDYSPDFDKNRSVCIDSLFFNADGTIQKVIPTKRGVGITAASGKIQLDRYSAISEKGATIAFNDTTNTFAGWKTTLANKGAWVSYNTVNFEKKNTGKVVVSAGALNGGKVELRIDAVDGPVLAEINVPESKEMTVSKTKISKVKPGIHNIFMVAANDNPVEIDWISFE
- a CDS encoding glycoside hydrolase family 97 catalytic domain-containing protein, translating into MVKNYILAIFFVLIIGPVSAQQNQITSPDGKLVVSVKINNGVPVYSVVLNSKIFIDESPLGMETNIGDFTQELTLSESVETNQIKDSYELRNIKQSKVDYTANEAVFSFLKNDKTVFVVVFQVSNNNIAFRYKVHPQKETRSCVVNSEATEFVFPEGTTTFLCPQMKPMTGFARTAPSYETDYTLDDEMGKNGWGFGYTFPCLFKVNDAGWVLISETGVDSRYCASRLVGNEDKSYSIAYPLKEENNGNGTNTAGIPLPGFTPWRTITVGETLAPIVETTIPFDVVEPLYEASQEYKYGSGSWSWIIKMDGATTFDVQKEYIDFSAAMGFETVLVDALWDTQIGREKIEELAKYAASKDVALYLWYNSNGYWNDAPQGPRGIMDNTIIRREEMAWMQSIGIRGIKVDFFGGDKQVTMKVYEDILYDANDYGLLVVFHGCTLPRGWERMFPNFASAEAVRASENLHFGQHSCDIEALNGCLHPFIRNAVGSMDFGGSALNEFYNANNTPGRGTKRMTSDVYALATAVLFQSAVQHFALAPNNLTDAPEWAINFLKEVPTTWDEVRFIDGYPGKYVVLARRHGDTWYVAGINAQKETQELTIKLPMIAAGSNYRIYSDDAGLKGKLETERLAKSQEIKISIPGNGGLLIVNQK
- a CDS encoding alpha-glucuronidase; protein product: MSKLLTALLTLILISTGIRAENGHKLWLRAKSTIPVEVKCSKKSPTIDIAINELKNGWQGKAGQLIELKIVKDKLLEEDGFRISDESIQAKTDAGLLYGAFEVLRRQQTGESIAEDIVNPSYNLRLLNHWDNLDGSVERGYAGRSIFWRGIDSLEVSSGDVKLWEEYARANASVGINATVLNNVNASPTILTKPVLERAKAVADVLRPYGIKTYLAVNFASPEVIGGLETADPLDPEVKAWWKEKVKEIYDLIPDFGGFLVKANSEGQPGPQNFGRSHADGANMMAEALEPYNGIVMWRAFVYDPSDEDRAKQAYNEFMPLDGKFHDNVIIQVKNGPIDFQPREPFSPLFGAMKSTTVMPELQVTMEYLGQSVHLVFLATMWEEFLKSETWQEGAGSTVARCTDGSIFNQKYSAIAGVANIGLDANWCGHDFAQANWYAFGRQAWDNSITSAQIADEWLKLTFGPQNLDNETSSYDLEWNLSFLQPVKQMMLNSHEATVNYMMPLGLHHIFSAHAHYGPGPWWAPRGMRADWTPPYYHQADSIGIGFDRTASGSDAISQYQEPLAGQLADLNTCPEAFLLWFHHVSWDHKMKSNRTLWNELCYRYDEGVKQVREFQRVWDKAERFVDAERFAAIQHKLTEQSMNAQEWKDACLLYFQQFSKQPIPYELERPMFNLDELLERDRHRVRQSQ